The genomic interval GCTTTGGTTTTTAAAAGGCGATACCAACATTGCATATTTAAAAGAAAACGGAGTTAAAATTTGGGACGAATGGGCTGATGAAAACGGCAATCTGGGACCTGTGTATGGCTCCCAATGGCGAAGTTGGCCAACAGCAGATGGTCGACACATCGATCAAATCAGCCAGTTAATACATCAATTAAAAAACAATCCTGATAGTAGACGGATGATTGTAAGTGCTTGGAATGTTGGCGAAATTGAACACATGAAACTTCCACCTTGCCATGCTTTTTTTCAGTTTTATGTAGCCGATGGAAAATTAAGTTGCCAATTGTATCAGCGAAGTGCAGATATTTTTTTAGGTGTTCCATTTAATATTGCATCATATGCTATACTTACCAAAATGATTGCACAGGTTTGCGATTTACAAGCTGGCGATTTTGTACATACGCTTGGAGATGCGCATTTGTATTCAAATCATATTGAGCAAGCAAAATTGCAACTCACAAGAGATTTCAGGAAATTACCTACTTTTCAATTGAATCCCGAAGTGAAAGATATTTTTGGTTTTACCTATGCTGATTTCACTTTAGAAGGGTACGATCCGCATCCGCATATAAAAGCAGAAGTTGCAGTATAATTCGCACACAAAATGAAATCGCCTATACTATCATTAATTGTTGCAGCAGCCGAGAACAATGCCATTGGTAAAAACAATGATTTAATTTGGCATTTGCCAACCGACATGAAGTATTTTAAAGATACTACTACCGGGCATTGTGTCATTATGGGGCGTAAAAATTACGATTCAATTCCACTCAAATACCGGCCTTTATCGAACCGAACAAATATTATTGTTACTCGCCAAAAGGATTTTACTGCACCGGGTTGCCATGTCGCTTATTCATTAGAAGAAGCTATTTCTCGTGCAAAGGAAATTGAAGAGGTTGAAGTATTTATTATTGGCGGTGCAGAAATATATGCGCAAAGTATTTCCTTGGTAGATAGAATTTACCTTACCCGTGTGCATCATTCGTTTGAAGCTGATGCATTTTTTCCAGAAGTAGATTTTAAGCACTATAAAATAAGAAGTTCGCTATTTGTGCAGAAGGATACGAAAAATCCATATTCCTTTACTATCACGATTTACGAAAAAAAATAAACCCGATTAAACTTTTTAAAAAGTTATTCGTCATAGGTTCATTCCATAATCAATAAAACGTATTTAAACATGAAAACAACTAAAAGAGTACTAAGTTATACCCTTGCGGTATTTTTTGCCGGAGCCTTGCTATTATCTTCTTGTAAAAAAGAAAAAGAGGAAGAAGAAGTAGATTCTGATACTCAATCGAGTAAAGATAATACACAAGCCGATTTATATTTTAACGATGTAGCGAACATTGCTGATGAGGCTAGTGAAGGTGATTTAGTAAATTACAAAACTGCAAACTTTGATGGTTTATTAAGCAACTGTGCAAACATTACACGCTTGCATGCCGATAGTACTAATTCAGACACCTTGTTGATTTCTTTTGGTAGCAATGGAGGAACAAATAGCACAGTAAATTGCCTATGTGCAGACGGACGATTACGAAGGGGAATTATTACTGTAATTTATACAGGTAAATACCGCGACTCGCTGTCGACCCACAACATTAGCTTCTCGAACTATTTTGTAAACAATAACCAATTAATTGGCAGTAAAACTGTCACTAATAAAGGAAGAAATTCAGCCGGCCATCCGGTATTTGAAATCACTGTGAATGGTACTTTATTGCTGGCAAACAGCGGAGGTACTGTAACCTGGAACTCTAATCGTACCCGTGAGTGGACTGCAGGTTATACAACGTTTGGCCCAGGAAACTGGAACGATGATGTGTATTTAATCAGAGGAACAGCGAGTGGAACTAATGCTGCCGGAAATTCATTTAATGCAACAATTATTAATCCTTTGGAAAGAGCAATTGGCTGTCGTTGGTTTAGAAAAGGAACAGTTGAATTTACTCCTTCAGGCAAAGCAACACGTACCATCGACTATGGCACCGGTAATTGCGATGATATTGCCACAGTTACTATCAATGGCATCACGCACACCATCAACTTAAATTAACAATTAACAAAAAAAAGCTGCATGATTATGCAGCTTTTTTTTTACTATTTCCCAAATAAATTTCCTAGCATACCGCCAATTCCCGATGAGGCATCGGTACCTGTAAATTTACTTGCAATATCTTTTAAATTGGAATCACCCGAAAGTAAGTTAGAGAAATCCATTCCTTGAGTTTTTCCACCGCTAAGCGTATTAAAAATTCCACCTAAATCAAAACTACTATCGCTGGGGTCGTTGGTTTTATTAACGAGCTGACTCATTACATTGGGCACTAATCCATTGCTTACAGAAGCAGCAGCCTCTTGTGATAAACCAAATTTTGACATAATGGATGAGCTTACCGAAGAAATAATATTGCTAACCACTGGATTGTTTGCCATACCTGATTTCCCGCCAAGAGTAGAAAGTACTTCCGCAAAATTACCACCGGCTACCTGACTTTTTAAACTCTCGATGATGCTTCCCGAAGCATGATTTATTACGGCATCATTATGCGCATTAGGCACTGCCGTATTATTAATAATTGCCTCAGTTGCATTTCCCTTTACTAAATCCAATAAATTTTCGAACATGTTGTTGATTTTAATTAGTTTATTTACCTTGTAAAAGTATTGAAAATAATTCAACCTTTTTAGCAATCAGCGGATGATTCGATATACTACCAGCATTTTAAAATTTGACAAACAAGGTGAAAAAACAGGATGGACTTATTTAGTAATTCCAGCAGATATTGCTCAACAAATAAATCCCGGAATAAAAAAATCTTATCGCGTTAAAGGAAAACTTGATAACTATGTGTTTAGTGGTCTTACCATATTGCCGATGGGAGAAGGAGAATTCATCCTTCCATTAAAATTGGAAATACGAAAATCTATAGGTAAAAAACAGGGAGCTATGGTTTCGGTGGAACTTGAATTTGATGCTACTGAATATGAAATTAATGCTGAATTTATTGCCTGTTTAAAGGATGAACCGGCTGCTTACAAAA from Bacteroidota bacterium carries:
- a CDS encoding thymidylate synthase — protein: MKQYHDLMRHVLENGTSKTDRTGTGTISVFGYQMRFDLQQGFPLLTTKKLHLKSIIHELLWFLKGDTNIAYLKENGVKIWDEWADENGNLGPVYGSQWRSWPTADGRHIDQISQLIHQLKNNPDSRRMIVSAWNVGEIEHMKLPPCHAFFQFYVADGKLSCQLYQRSADIFLGVPFNIASYAILTKMIAQVCDLQAGDFVHTLGDAHLYSNHIEQAKLQLTRDFRKLPTFQLNPEVKDIFGFTYADFTLEGYDPHPHIKAEVAV
- a CDS encoding dihydrofolate reductase gives rise to the protein MKSPILSLIVAAAENNAIGKNNDLIWHLPTDMKYFKDTTTGHCVIMGRKNYDSIPLKYRPLSNRTNIIVTRQKDFTAPGCHVAYSLEEAISRAKEIEEVEVFIIGGAEIYAQSISLVDRIYLTRVHHSFEADAFFPEVDFKHYKIRSSLFVQKDTKNPYSFTITIYEKK
- a CDS encoding DUF1905 domain-containing protein; the protein is MIRYTTSILKFDKQGEKTGWTYLVIPADIAQQINPGIKKSYRVKGKLDNYVFSGLTILPMGEGEFILPLKLEIRKSIGKKQGAMVSVELEFDATEYEINAEFIACLKDEPAAYKIFSALPKSHQRYYSKWIESAKTDATRAKRIHSSILSFLKNQTFAELLRSQKNLS